In one window of Hevea brasiliensis isolate MT/VB/25A 57/8 chromosome 10, ASM3005281v1, whole genome shotgun sequence DNA:
- the LOC110631636 gene encoding polygalacturonase At1g48100 — MGAFSFRSISFMLFIAFLVFSSSFDTCIARRGRHWRQNRGTSASLYKKKGKSHGSNSNHNHHNGGSKPKPQPPSHQAPLPTAPKPPPPSPIEDSTTFNVLDFGAKGDGKSDDTKAFQAAWAAACKVEASTMLVPAEYVFLVGPVSFSGPYCQANIVFQLYGTIIAPTNSNVWGKGLLWWIEFTKLKGITIQGTGTIDGSGSVWWQDYPFDDPVDDETKLIIPLNNTVEEHPPIPIRNEFSKKMPSIKPTALRFYGSIDTTVTGITIQNSPQCHLKFDNCMGVVVHDINISSPGDSPNTDGIHLQNSKDVLLHSSNLACGDDCVSIQTGCTNVYVHNVNCGPGHGISIGSLGKDNTRACVSNITVRDVIMHNTMTGVRIKTWQGGSGSVQGVLFSNIQVSEVQLPIVIDQFYCDKSTCKNQTSAVALSGINYEKIRGTYTVKPVHFACSDALPCIDVSLTTIELKPLQEHYHMYDPFCWQTFGELNTPTTPPINCLQIGKPSSNRPQSDHEAC; from the exons ATGGGTGCTTTTAGTTTTAGAAGCATTTCATTCATGCTCTTCATTGCTTTTCTAGTTTTTTCTTCAAGTTTTGATACTTGCATTGCTAGAAGAGGTAGGCATTGGAGGCAAAACAGAGGTACGTCTGCTTCTCTGtataagaagaaaggaaaaagccATGGCAGCAACAGCAATCACAACCACCATAATGGAGGATCAAAACCAAAACCACAACCTCCATCCCATCAAGCTCCATTGCCTACTGCTCCAAAGCCACCACCGCCATCACCAATCGAAGACTCTACAACCTTTAATGTGCTTGATTTTGGTGCCAAGGGAGATGGAAAGAGTGATGACACAAAG GCATTCCAAGCCGCATGGGCAGCTGCTTGTAAGGTGGAGGCATCAACGATGCTCGTTCCAGCAGAATATGTATTCCTTGTGGGACCTGTTTCTTTCTCAGGTCCATACTGTCAAGCAAACATTGTATTTCAG TTGTATGGCACAATTATTGCTCCAACAAACTCCAATGTTTGGGGAAAAGGTCTTCTGTGGTGGATTGAATTCACAAAGCTTAAAGGAATTACAATTCAGGGAACGGGCACCATCGATGGGAGTGGCTCAGTATGGTGGCAGGATTACCCATTTGATGATCCTGTAGATGATGAGACAAAACTCATTATCCCACTAAACAACACAGTAGAAGAACACCCACCAATTCCG ATAAGAAATGAATTCAGTAAGAAAATGCCAAGCATTAAGCCTACA GCACTAAGATTTTATGGAAGTATCGATACAACAGTCACGGGCATTACAATTCAAAACAGTCCCCAATGCCACCTCAAGTTTGACAACTGCATGGGAGTGGTGGTACACGATATAAACATCTCATCACCTGGTGACAGTCCTAACACGGATGGAATCCACCTGCAGAATTCCAAAGATGTGCTACTTCACAGTAGTAATCTTGCTTGTG GAGATGATTGCGTTTCTATACAGACTGGATGCACAAATGTATACGTACACAATGTGAATTGTGGACCAGGACATGGAATCAGCATTGGAAGTCTGGGAAAGGATAATACCAGAGCCTGTGTCTCCAACATCACTGTTCGAGATGTCATTATGCACAATACAATGACTGGTGTCAGAATTAAGACATGGCAG GGTGGATCGGGCTCTGTACAGGGAGTACTGTTCTCAAACATTCAAGTTTCTGAGGTTCAACTTCCAATTGTGATTGACCAATTCTATTGTGACAAAAGCACATGCAAAAACCAAACTTCAGCTGTGGCTCTATCAGGAATAAACTATGAAAAAATCAGAGGGACATACACAGTAAAACCTGTACACTTTGCTTGCAGTGATGCCCTGCCATGTATAGATGTAAGCCTAACTACCATAGAACTAAAACCACTGCAAGAACACTATCACATGTATGATCCTTTCTGTTGGCAAACTTTTGGAGAGTTGAATACTCCTACTACACCTCCAATTAACTGTCTACAGATTGGTAAGCCATCAAGCAACCGGCCTCAGTCAGATCATGAAGCCTGCTGA
- the LOC110631637 gene encoding 1,4-dihydroxy-2-naphthoyl-CoA synthase, peroxisomal gives MKNAPFGLQTQTLIEKSLEPYSTLAHFLIARLIPMSKVSENELDSVRRRVASVSNHLAPVPFSNYVSIGLSNTSMNDSYHRIHGEVSTEQVVWRNTHDGSEQFTDIIYDKAVGEGIAKITINRPERRNAFRPQTIKELIRAFNDARNDASVGVIILTGKGTKAFCSGGDQSLRNADGYADPNDMGRLNVLDLQVQIRRLPKPVIAMVAGYAVGGGHVLHMVCDLTIAADNAIFGQTGPKVGSFDAGYGSSIMSRLVGPKKACEMWFLARFYTASEAEQMGLVNTVVPLENLEQETVKWCRQILRNSPTAIRVLKSALNAVDDGHAGLQELAGNATLLFYGTEEGNEGKTAFMQRRRPDFSRFPRRP, from the exons ATGAAGAACGCTCCTTTTGGACTTCAAACCCAGACCCTTATTGAAAAATCTCTAGAGCCATACTCAACACTAGCACATTTCCTGATAGCTCGTTTAATTCCAATGTCGAAAGTCTCCGAGAACGAGCTAGACAGTGTGAGAAGGAGGGTGGCCTCTGTTTCCAACCATCTCGCCCCAGTTCCTTTCTCCAATTATGTCTCGATTGGATTATCCAACACTTCAATGAACGATAGCTATCACAGGATACATGGGGAAGTCTCGACAGAGCAAGTCGTTTGGAGAAATACCCATGATGGGTCCGAGCAGTTCACTGACATTATATATGACAAAGCTGTTGGCGAAGGGATTGCAAAG ATTACCATTAATAGGCCAGAAAGAAGGAATGCGTTTCGGCCACAGACGATTAAGGAGCTAATTCGCGCATTTAACGATGCTAGGAACGATGCTTCTGTTGGAGTTATTATTCTAACTGGGAAG GGAACTAAGGCCTTTTGCAGTGGCGGCGACCAGTCATTAAGAAACGCAGATGGTTATGCTGATCCTAATGATATGGGTCGTCTCAATGTTTTGGACTTGCAG GTGCAGATTCGGCGTCTTCCAAAACCAGTAATAGCAATG GTTGCAGGTTATGCAGTAGGAGGGGGACATGTATTGCACATGGTTTGTGATCTCACAATTGCAGCAGATAATGCTATATTTGGCCAAACTGGTCCAAAG GTTGGAAGCTTTGATGCTGGTTATGGAAGTTCCATTATGTCCCGTTTG GTTGGACCCAAAAAGGCATGCGAGATGTGGTTTCTAGCAAGGTTCTATACAGCTTCTGAAGCAGAGCAAATGGGCCTGGTCAACACTGTTGTGCCT TTAGAAAATTTAGAGCAAGAAACAGTGAAATGGTGTCGACAGATACTAAGGAATAGCCCAACTGCAATTCGTGTACTCAAGTCAGCTCTTAATGCAGTTGACGATGGCCATGCTGGACTCCAG GAGCTTGCTGGAAATGCTACACTTTTATTCTATGGCACTGAGGAAGGTAACGAAGGGAAGACAGCATTTATGCAACGTAGACGCCCAGATTTCTCAAGATTTCCTCGACGACCTTAA
- the LOC131169708 gene encoding polygalacturonase At1g48100-like gives MGAFSFRSISFMLFIAFLVFSSSFDTCIARRGRHWRQNRGTSASLYKKKGKSHGSNSNHNHHNGGSKPKPQPPSHQAPLPTAPKPPLPSPIEDSTTFNVLDFGAKGDGKSDDTKAFQAAWAAACKVEASTMLVPAEYVFLVGPVSFSGPYCEANIVFQLYGTIIAPTNSNVWGKGLLWWIEFTKLKGITIQGTGTIDGSGSVWWQDYPFDDPVDDETKLIIPLNNTVEEHPPIPIRNEFSKKMPSIKPTALRFYGSIDTTVTGITIQNSPQCHLKFDNCMGVVVHDINISSPGDSPNTDGIHLQNSKDVLLHSSNLACGDDCVSIQTGCTNVYVHNVNCGPGHGISIGSLGKDNTRACVSNITVRDVIMHNTMTGVRIKTWQGGSGSVQGVLFSNIQVSEVQLPIVIDQFYCDKSTCKNQTSAVALSGINYEKIRGTYTVKPVHFACSDALPCIDVSLTTIELKPQQEHYHMYDPFCWQTFGELNTPTTPPINCLQIGKPSSNRPQSDHDAC, from the exons ATGGGTGCTTTTAGTTTTAGAAGCATTTCATTCATGCTCTTCATTGCTTTTCTAGTTTTTTCTTCAAGTTTTGATACTTGCATTGCTAGAAGAGGTAGGCATTGGAGGCAAAACAGAGGTACGTCTGCTTCTCTGtataagaagaaaggaaaaagccATGGCAGCAACAGCAATCACAACCACCATAATGGAGGATCAAAACCAAAACCACAACCTCCATCCCATCAAGCTCCATTGCCTACTGCTCCAAAGCCACCACTGCCATCACCAATCGAAGACTCTACAACCTTTAATGTGCTTGATTTTGGTGCCAAGGGAGATGGAAAGAGTGATGACACAAAG GCATTCCAAGCCGCATGGGCAGCTGCTTGTAAGGTGGAGGCATCAACGATGCTCGTTCCAGCAGAATATGTATTCCTTGTGGGACCTGTTTCTTTCTCAGGTCCATACTGTGAAGCAAACATTGTATTTCAG ttgTATGGCACAATTATTGCTCCAACAAACTCCAATGTTTGGGGAAAAGGTCTTCTGTGGTGGATTGAATTCACAAAGCTTAAAGGAATTACAATTCAGGGAACGGGCACCATCGATGGGAGTGGCTCAGTATGGTGGCAGGATTACCCATTTGATGATCCTGTAGATGATGAGACAAAACTCATTATCCCACTAAACAACACAGTAGAAGAACACCCACCAATTCCG ATAAGAAATGAATTCAGTAAGAAAATGCCAAGCATTAAGCCTACA GCACTAAGATTTTATGGAAGTATCGATACAACAGTCACGGGCATTACAATTCAAAACAGTCCCCAATGCCACCTCAAGTTTGACAACTGCATGGGAGTGGTGGTACACGATATAAACATCTCATCACCTGGTGACAGTCCTAACACGGATGGAATCCACCTGCAGAATTCCAAAGATGTGCTACTTCACAGTAGTAATCTTGCCTGTG GAGATGATTGCGTTTCTATACAGACTGGATGCACAAATGTATACGTACACAATGTGAATTGTGGACCAGGACATGGAATCAGCATTGGAAGTCTGGGAAAGGATAATACCAGAGCCTGTGTCTCCAACATCACTGTTCGAGATGTCATTATGCACAATACAATGACTGGTGTCAGAATTAAGACATGGCAG GGTGGATCGGGCTCTGTACAGGGAGTACTGTTCTCAAACATTCAAGTTTCTGAGGTTCAACTTCCAATTGTGATTGACCAATTCTATTGTGACAAAAGCACATGCAAAAACCAAACTTCAGCTGTGGCTCTATCAGGAATAAACTATGAAAAAATCAGAGGGACATACACAGTAAAACCTGTACACTTTGCTTGCAGTGATGCCCTGCCATGTATAGATGTAAGCCTAACTACCATAGAACTAAAACCACAGCAAGAACACTATCACATGTATGATCCTTTCTGTTGGCAAACTTTTGGAGAGTTGAATACTCCTACTACACCTCCAATTAACTGTCTACAGATTGGTAAGCCATCAAGCAACCGGCCTCAGTCAGATCATGATGCCTGCTGA
- the LOC131169473 gene encoding 1,4-dihydroxy-2-naphthoyl-CoA synthase, peroxisomal-like, which yields MKNAPFGLQTQTLIEKSLEPYSTLAHFRIARLIPMAKVSENELDSVRRRVASVSNHLTPVPFSNYVSIGLSNTSMNDSYHRIHGEVSTEQVVWRNTHDGSEQFTDIIYDKAVGEGIAKITINRPERRNAFRPQTIKELIRAFNDARNDASVGVIILTGKGTKAFCSGGDQSLRTADGYADPNDMGRLNVLDLQVQIRRLPKPVIAMVAGYAVGGGHVLHMVCDLTIAADNAIFGQTGPKVGSFDAGYGSSIMSRLVGPKKACEMWFLARFYTASEAEQMGLVNTVVPLENLEQETVKWCRQILRNSPTAIRVLKSALNAVDDGHAGLQELAGNATLLFYGTEEGNEGKTAYMQRRRPDFSRFPRRP from the exons ATGAAGAACGCTCCTTTTGGACTTCAAACTCAGACCCTTATTGAAAAATCTCTAGAGCCATACTCAACACTAGCACATTTCCGGATAGCTCGTTTAATTCCAATGGCGAAAGTCTCCGAGAACGAGCTAGACAGTGTGAGAAGGAGGGTGGCCTCTGTTTCCAACCATCTTACCCCAGTTCCTTTCTCCAATTATGTCTCGATTGGATTATCCAACACTTCAATGAACGATAGCTATCACAGGATACATGGGGAAGTCTCGACAGAGCAAGTCGTTTGGAGAAATACCCATGATGGGTCCGAGCAGTTCACTGACATTATATATGACAAAGCTGTTGGCGAAGGGATTGCAAAG ATTACCATTAATAGGCCAGAAAGAAGGAATGCGTTTCGGCCACAGACGATTAAGGAGCTAATTCGCGCATTTAACGATGCTAGGAACGATGCTTCTGTTGGAGTTATTATTCTAACTGGGAAG GGAACTAAGGCCTTTTGCAGTGGCGGCGACCAGTCATTAAGAACCGCAGATGGTTATGCTGATCCTAATGATATGGGTCGTCTCAATGTTTTGGACTTGCAG GTACAGATTCGGCGTCTTCCAAAACCAGTAATAGCAATG GTTGCAGGTTATGCAGTAGGAGGGGGACATGTACTGCACATGGTTTGTGATCTCACAATTGCAGCAGACAATGCTATATTTGGCCAAACTGGTCCAAAG GTTGGAAGCTTTGATGCTGGTTATGGAAGTTCCATCATGTCCCGTTTG GTTGGACCCAAAAAGGCATGCGAGATGTGGTTTCTAGCAAGGTTCTATACAGCTTCTGAAGCAGAGCAAATGGGCCTGGTCAACACTGTTGTGCCT TTAGAAAATCTAGAGCAAGAAACAGTGAAATGGTGTCGACAGATACTAAGGAATAGCCCAACTGCAATTCGTGTACTCAAGTCAGCTCTTAATGCAGTTGACGATGGCCATGCTGGACTCCAG GAACTTGCTGGAAATGCTACACTTTTATTCTATGGCACTGAGGAAGGCAACGAAGGGAAGACAGCATATATGCAACGTAGACGCCCAGATTTCTCAAGATTTCCTCGACGGCCTTAA